The DNA segment ACCTCGCGGGCTGGGCGCAACTGTGGGGCATGGATCACCTCCGGATCACGACGGTGGATGATTTCGACCGGTTTGAACCACGGGACAAGATGCTGCTCCTGGAGATCATTCCGGACGCCGGACAGACGAAGGCGTTCTGGGGAAAATGGGACCAGCATCCGCCGCAGTGAGTGATGGCTGTAGCTGCGCCGTCCCGGCGCAACCACAGCCTGCCGCGGGGCGCGACAGCCACGGTTGGAAATAGCACCCTCATTTCAAGTGGAGAGACCGGCCCGGTTCTGGTATAAGCTCCCTCCGTGAGCGTGATCGATCAACTTGGCGTGGCGCTGGGACTGGCGACCCTTGCGGGAGTGAACCTTTACCTGACCGTGCTGGTGGCGGGGCTGGCCATCCGCTTCGACTGGATCGGCCTGTCCTCTTCCTATGAGCAACTCTCCGTGCTGGGCAACGACTGGGTGCTGGGCGTGGCCGGAGTCATGTTCGTGATCCAGTTTTTCGCGGACAAGGTGCCGTGGCTGGACTCCCTGTGGGATGCGGTCCACACCGTCATCCGCCCGGTGGGCGGTGTGTTGATCGCGCTGGCGGCGCTTGGGAAAATGGACCCTGCGGTCCTCACCGTCGGCGCGTTGCTGGCGGGTGGTGCCTCGCTCGCCACCCATGGCACGAAGGCGGGGGTGAGGGCGCTCCTCAATCTCTCACCAGAACCGGTGTCGAACTCCGTGGCAAGCGTCACGGAAGACGGATTGGTGCTCGGCGGCCTGGGGCTGATCGGCCTTTTCCCGGCGGTCGCGTTCGTCGTCTTTCTCGTCATCGCCGTGCTGTGCGCGGCCTTTGCGATCTGGCTCTGGAAGAAGATTTTCCGCAGGCGGAAACGCCGTGGTGAAGAACTCGCAACCGCCTGATCCCCGCGCGGATCTCGCGTGGTTCCCTGCTTGCAGAAGATGGGGAGCGCAATAGGCTCGCCGGATGACCGGGAGATCACGCAGACGGGGGATGGCAGGACGCGGTGCCTGGTTCGGGCGTGCGGTGATCGTGCTGGTTGTGGCGGGCGTACTGGCCCTCGGCGGTGCCTATCTGACGCTCCGCAACTATCTTCACAGCGAGGGTTTCAGGAAATTCCTCTCCACCAAGGTGAGCCGTGCGGCAGGGGTGGAGGGTGAGTTTTCCTCCTTCCGCTGGGACGGACTGGCGGTGGATACGGACTCTTTTGAGGGTACGGGCACCGGGCGGCTGGCGCGCTTGCGGGCGGACGGACTGCACACGGAGATCGGCTTCGGTGGAGTGAGCCGCGGCGTGTGGGAACTCAAGGGCACCAGCGTGCGGCGTCTGGAGGCGGAGATCCTCGCCTCCCGGACAGAGGAGGAAAAGGAGACGCCGGAAATCGATGCGCCGGTCACGAAGAAAGAGCGCCCGAAGCCATGGTACCC comes from the Luteolibacter sp. SL250 genome and includes:
- a CDS encoding DUF4126 domain-containing protein, with the protein product MSVIDQLGVALGLATLAGVNLYLTVLVAGLAIRFDWIGLSSSYEQLSVLGNDWVLGVAGVMFVIQFFADKVPWLDSLWDAVHTVIRPVGGVLIALAALGKMDPAVLTVGALLAGGASLATHGTKAGVRALLNLSPEPVSNSVASVTEDGLVLGGLGLIGLFPAVAFVVFLVIAVLCAAFAIWLWKKIFRRRKRRGEELATA